Proteins encoded by one window of Chondromyces crocatus:
- a CDS encoding Uma2 family endonuclease: MGGPAEKRPASATVADLEAVPQDMIAEIIGGVLYSFSRPGSRHAKAEGILLADLGGPFMRGRGGPGGWWLLPEPKLQLGADFLVPDLGGWRRERLPEIPETTFFTLPPDWVCEILSPSTAMHDRAAKMPLYAAAGIPWIWLVDPLAQTLEVFHLGPRKLWELEQVFSGDDVAHATPFEEVALELSALWIG; this comes from the coding sequence ATGGGTGGACCCGCGGAAAAACGGCCTGCTTCTGCCACTGTTGCCGATCTCGAAGCGGTGCCGCAGGACATGATCGCGGAGATCATCGGAGGCGTGCTTTACAGCTTCTCCAGGCCGGGCAGCCGCCACGCCAAGGCAGAAGGCATCTTGCTGGCCGATCTGGGCGGTCCCTTCATGCGGGGCCGCGGGGGGCCAGGTGGCTGGTGGCTCTTGCCGGAGCCGAAGCTCCAGCTCGGCGCAGACTTTCTCGTGCCCGATCTCGGTGGGTGGCGCCGCGAACGCCTGCCAGAGATCCCGGAGACCACGTTCTTCACGCTTCCGCCGGACTGGGTGTGCGAGATTCTCTCCCCCTCGACGGCGATGCATGACCGGGCGGCAAAGATGCCGCTCTACGCGGCTGCGGGCATCCCGTGGATCTGGCTCGTCGATCCGCTGGCACAGACGCTGGAAGTGTTCCACCTCGGGCCACGCAAGCTGTGGGAGCTGGAGCAGGTGTTCTCGGGTGACGACGTCGCGCATGCGACGCCCTTCGAGGAAGTGGCGCTGGAGCTGTCGGCGCTCTGGATCGGGTAA
- a CDS encoding ArsR/SmtB family transcription factor gives MLAGSAAVDREAVPVFAALGDEHRLSLVRRLCSGGPTSVTRLAEGAGITRQGVSKHLRVLEGAGLVRSIRRGRESIWELDPGRMLAAQRALDEISREWDAALGRLKAFVETP, from the coding sequence ATGCTGGCGGGTAGCGCTGCCGTCGACCGAGAGGCGGTCCCCGTGTTCGCAGCGCTCGGCGACGAGCACCGCCTCTCGCTCGTCCGGCGCCTGTGCAGCGGCGGTCCCACGTCGGTCACCCGGCTCGCCGAGGGCGCAGGCATCACCCGGCAAGGCGTGAGCAAGCACCTGCGCGTGCTCGAAGGCGCCGGCCTGGTGCGCAGCATCCGGCGCGGGCGCGAGAGCATCTGGGAACTCGATCCCGGGCGCATGCTCGCCGCCCAGCGCGCCCTCGACGAGATCTCCCGGGAATGGGACGCGGCGCTCGGCCGCCTCAAAGCGTTCGTCGAGACGCCCTGA
- a CDS encoding SRPBCC family protein yields the protein MTSPTDRIEKKVHLRAPRERVWRAISRSAEFGTWFGMQVDGEFAPHTTLGARIVPTQVDPEVAEKQKAFDGAPFELYIEQMEPMRLFSFRWHPYTVEKQDYGTAPTTLVVFELEDADGGTLLTVSESGFDEIPLERRAKAFADNEGGWAIQTQLIARYLAHAGG from the coding sequence ATGACATCACCCACGGATCGCATCGAAAAGAAGGTTCACCTGCGGGCGCCGCGCGAGCGCGTCTGGCGTGCGATCAGCCGGTCGGCCGAGTTCGGGACCTGGTTCGGCATGCAGGTCGACGGCGAGTTCGCCCCCCACACGACGCTCGGAGCGCGCATCGTGCCGACCCAGGTCGACCCCGAGGTCGCCGAGAAGCAGAAGGCCTTCGATGGGGCGCCCTTCGAACTCTACATCGAGCAGATGGAGCCCATGCGGCTGTTCTCGTTCCGCTGGCACCCGTACACCGTCGAGAAGCAGGACTACGGGACCGCGCCGACGACCCTCGTGGTGTTCGAGCTGGAGGACGCCGACGGCGGTACGCTCCTCACGGTCAGCGAGTCGGGATTCGACGAGATCCCGCTCGAACGCCGCGCCAAGGCCTTCGCCGACAACGAGGGCGGCTGGGCGATCCAGACGCAGCTCATCGCCAGGTACCTCGCCCATGCTGGCGGGTAG
- a CDS encoding RHS repeat-associated core domain-containing protein — protein MSTSTPRAQRAFRSSSALSSPSRRRHPFPSALLFLIAVLVVGACSDAGSPLLWSSASQALWDASPIPPIPPLLCLGPDDGSSPIPPDLAQGPTAAAGTLPGSFSVTSTGEATYTIPVPTLPGRAGIEPSLAITYDSAQGEGLLGIGFHLQGLSSVERCPRNVAQDGHIVPVRDAEDDALCLDGQRLVPVDPQPGRVAREYRTFPDSFTRVEADFAESEGWPATRGPKRLRAYGKAGLIYEYGGESSGRVLAQEEVVRSWLLTRLSDRDGNTMEVVYRNDLHAKGYTVEHAPQRITYTGHPTLPASRTVEFTYGPLEAADVRVLYARGMELRRSLSLRSIQMFGPGQVLARELRLSYGHGPATGRLRLEAVRECGGDGTCKPPTRFTWHTAGAAGYRQQQTPVEVPLSERGTLMTIDVSGDGLDDLVMSDMVVEAGTEEPITRWSVALNRSQELMHAFFEAAVTGQEQPHFIDGEPPYQPEQGTPLDYDHDGRMDLFLHDVYGQALTWEVLLSKGDGRFTRRDTGVPRPFTMGMTPAGLRSPDASTHLVDVDGDGMVDLLQCHRSAHEQLWYLHRWTAVAEGFEPHGDRVHALSSYPCHAELHAVDVDADGRVDLVMQELVLVGSQVRAGSQYVAFSYELSDGSWTRALTKLRLTPPGDRVFFLDVNGDGLPDAVQSNRDDEQLYTSMNTGAGFAAPVPSLATPTLGAARFVRFASVLDHNADGRQDLLLAMSDGGSESLPAWKVLQATGEVGPGTFEIVHPGLPMGIVLQQDELPTPDHPLTPRVTDVNGDGAQDLLYAFNNRVHVFENVLGQEDLLAAVTDGMNAHDPEDAEYLPNVQIRYDHLIDRARTTAGFEDTPGIPSAEQRTYRPLEHSDEEPCRYPVRCVVGHRRVVSGYVLNNGADRPRTFQVAYRNGRHHRLGRGFLGFGTRIVRDLDTGAGTAEVYDNVTFDGAFQAFPFRGQVQRSWRWSPSLPLDAHSAEPVSVELLTTRSYPVVIPTQAGTYFTLSLLEGKSRHQGTFSPGSEKTLEEAVRALEGDLASRMSDTLRTVSDFDLYGNILAEQTQTEGVDLELSVTRTFDNDPLSWRLGELTRETTCSKAGGETQCRVMHRSYDGRGHVRLERVGGEPFDAEMQLDVWFSRDALGNIHSTRSRDGTGQVRASCTSYDALGLMPYAHRNLEGHQSYTRYDPALGVLRASVDPNGLVSRWAYDGFGRVTLESLPGRMPTAIRRTWTKDGGAAGNAWNLKLRTASVGGQDETVQFDGLGREVRWWWQALDVGAEQAPRMMQEVGFDARGEHLAWRSLPIAEPAPPGSVQVRETWQYDGMGRVLRHVTPWGAATTHEYIGRDEVITAPGQAVTRIATDPLGRPTAVGAPEGGVSRYTYGPFGGLREVTTPAGAVTLTERDAFGRVRRQVSPDRGVSTAHYDGYGQKISSLDAAGRAVTTRYDTLGRIFRQVDEDGVTEFRWDDAQHGVGQLALVVSPDGHRLRYGFDHLGRPATTTLEIGGESFTSRLSYDLSGRLERIEYPSAPGIGSFAVEREYDPHGRLRALKDAGSGAEFWRATAIDAGNRITGERFGGGTATTLRTFDAAQERVSRIETQTAGGPVQQLSYLWNDRRKLVERSDGLHANVERFRYDLLDQLTCAQFGLINAALCQRPFTYGPDGNLLQKPGVGAYEYDPAQPHAVIRAGSAFYGYDAVGNQTSRPGATIAYTAFDLPKRIALTSGDTVDFAYDGLQQRVLKTTATQEIASFGEVYERVTDVVTGAVEHRYHVRNDERVVTLVRRSIAQGTRTLHVHVDHLGSIDVLTDGVTGSVAERRSYDAFGAPRHPDWGSGQPPSPHELSSLGFTGHEADLDLGLVNMKGRIYDPKLGRFLTPDPLVPRPLFGQSWNGYSYVLNSPLSLIDPSGFQEQPPATEDGCSQGCTIWVFGPPREPKPPAPPKVVEGNLEEAAGAGSTQAPVDVGTSGVRSGWSPQLPATLQTLGRGDAIARRIMDGVRIGMARMLLESAKLGILGGTSRVYVAYTNLTAAWNGYKESGLPGALDAVNPASQMVQAGVEAYEAAAAEDWEAAGASLFKAGSIGMSILATAVGVGGAISATVGSTAGAAGRAAAGTAGGVAKRPGSFRKGTVQGAWDSAAEGPMGGRLCPTCGKEVKVAPGKGTREAPRDWDVDHQPPWSTREQVGKARKGVLDDYNNGTRLECPSCNRSRGARPAE, from the coding sequence ATGTCGACATCCACCCCGCGCGCTCAGCGTGCCTTCCGCTCTTCATCAGCACTCTCGTCACCCTCTCGACGACGCCATCCCTTTCCGTCAGCGCTGCTCTTCCTCATCGCTGTGCTCGTCGTCGGCGCGTGCAGCGACGCTGGCTCTCCGCTCCTCTGGTCCAGCGCCTCCCAGGCCCTCTGGGATGCCTCCCCGATCCCGCCGATCCCTCCGCTCCTGTGCCTCGGCCCCGACGACGGTTCCTCCCCCATCCCGCCTGACCTCGCGCAGGGACCCACTGCTGCGGCGGGGACCCTGCCAGGGAGCTTCTCGGTCACGAGCACGGGCGAGGCGACGTACACGATCCCGGTTCCCACCCTGCCAGGCCGCGCCGGCATCGAGCCTTCGCTGGCGATCACCTACGACAGCGCGCAGGGCGAAGGACTGCTCGGCATCGGCTTCCACTTGCAGGGCCTCTCGTCGGTCGAGCGATGTCCGAGGAATGTGGCGCAGGATGGTCACATCGTGCCGGTCCGGGATGCCGAGGACGACGCCTTGTGCCTCGATGGGCAGCGGCTCGTCCCCGTGGACCCGCAGCCAGGGCGCGTGGCGCGGGAGTACCGCACGTTCCCGGACAGCTTCACGCGGGTCGAGGCCGACTTTGCGGAGAGCGAAGGCTGGCCGGCGACGCGTGGGCCGAAGCGGCTGCGTGCATATGGCAAGGCGGGGCTGATCTACGAATACGGTGGAGAATCGTCGGGCCGGGTGCTGGCGCAGGAGGAGGTGGTGCGGTCGTGGCTGCTGACGCGGCTCAGCGACCGGGATGGCAACACGATGGAGGTGGTCTATCGGAATGACCTCCACGCGAAGGGCTACACGGTCGAGCACGCGCCGCAGCGGATCACGTACACCGGGCATCCGACCCTGCCGGCGTCGCGCACGGTGGAGTTCACGTATGGGCCCCTGGAGGCGGCGGATGTGCGCGTGCTCTACGCCCGTGGGATGGAGCTGCGCCGCTCGCTGAGCCTGCGCTCGATCCAGATGTTCGGGCCGGGGCAGGTGCTCGCGAGGGAGCTGCGCTTGTCGTACGGGCATGGGCCGGCGACGGGTCGCTTGCGGCTGGAAGCCGTCCGGGAGTGCGGGGGAGACGGGACGTGCAAGCCACCGACACGCTTCACCTGGCACACGGCTGGAGCGGCTGGCTACAGGCAGCAGCAGACGCCCGTGGAGGTGCCACTGTCGGAACGCGGGACGCTGATGACGATCGACGTCAGCGGCGATGGCCTCGACGACCTGGTGATGTCCGACATGGTGGTGGAGGCCGGCACGGAAGAGCCGATCACCCGCTGGTCCGTCGCGCTCAACCGAAGCCAGGAGCTGATGCATGCGTTCTTCGAGGCGGCCGTCACTGGACAGGAGCAGCCGCATTTCATCGACGGGGAGCCACCGTACCAGCCGGAGCAGGGGACGCCGCTCGACTACGATCACGATGGCCGGATGGACCTGTTCCTGCACGATGTGTACGGGCAGGCGCTGACGTGGGAGGTGCTGCTGTCGAAGGGCGATGGGAGGTTCACGCGGCGGGATACGGGGGTGCCGCGACCGTTCACGATGGGCATGACGCCGGCGGGATTGCGCAGCCCGGATGCGTCGACGCACCTGGTGGATGTCGACGGCGATGGGATGGTGGATCTGCTCCAGTGCCACAGGAGCGCGCACGAGCAGCTCTGGTATCTGCATCGCTGGACGGCGGTGGCGGAAGGCTTCGAGCCGCATGGGGATCGGGTGCATGCGCTGAGTTCCTATCCGTGCCACGCCGAGCTGCACGCGGTCGATGTCGACGCGGATGGGCGGGTGGACCTGGTGATGCAGGAGCTGGTCCTCGTCGGGAGCCAGGTGCGGGCGGGGTCGCAGTACGTCGCGTTCTCGTACGAGCTGTCCGATGGATCGTGGACGCGCGCGCTGACGAAGCTGCGGCTGACGCCACCGGGTGACCGGGTGTTCTTCCTCGACGTCAATGGCGATGGGCTACCCGATGCGGTGCAGAGCAACCGGGACGATGAGCAGCTGTACACGTCGATGAACACGGGCGCGGGCTTCGCGGCGCCGGTACCGAGCCTGGCGACACCGACGCTCGGGGCTGCGAGGTTCGTTCGTTTCGCGTCGGTGCTCGATCACAACGCCGATGGGCGGCAAGACCTGCTGCTCGCCATGAGCGATGGGGGCTCGGAGTCGCTGCCCGCGTGGAAGGTGCTCCAGGCGACGGGGGAGGTCGGGCCGGGGACGTTCGAGATCGTCCATCCCGGGCTACCGATGGGCATCGTGCTCCAGCAGGACGAGCTGCCCACGCCCGACCATCCGCTCACGCCGCGGGTCACCGATGTGAATGGGGATGGGGCGCAGGACCTGCTCTATGCGTTCAACAACCGGGTCCATGTGTTCGAGAACGTCCTCGGTCAGGAGGACCTGCTCGCGGCCGTGACGGATGGCATGAACGCGCACGATCCGGAGGACGCCGAGTACTTGCCCAACGTGCAGATCCGGTACGACCACCTGATCGATCGTGCGCGCACGACGGCCGGCTTCGAGGACACGCCCGGAATCCCGTCAGCCGAGCAACGCACCTACCGGCCTCTGGAGCACAGCGATGAGGAGCCGTGCCGCTATCCGGTGCGATGCGTGGTCGGGCATCGCAGGGTGGTGAGCGGCTATGTGCTCAACAATGGCGCGGATCGGCCGCGCACCTTCCAGGTGGCCTACCGCAATGGCCGTCATCACCGCCTGGGCCGAGGATTTCTGGGGTTCGGGACGAGGATCGTGCGTGACCTCGACACCGGCGCGGGGACGGCAGAGGTCTACGACAACGTCACGTTCGATGGGGCGTTCCAGGCCTTCCCTTTCCGAGGGCAGGTGCAGCGTTCATGGAGGTGGAGTCCGAGCTTGCCGCTGGACGCGCACAGCGCAGAGCCGGTCTCGGTCGAGCTGCTGACCACCCGCAGTTACCCGGTGGTGATCCCCACGCAGGCGGGGACCTACTTCACGCTCTCGCTGCTGGAGGGCAAGAGCCGTCATCAAGGCACGTTCTCGCCGGGGAGTGAAAAGACGCTCGAAGAAGCCGTGCGCGCTCTGGAGGGAGATCTCGCCTCGCGGATGAGCGACACGCTGCGCACCGTCAGCGACTTCGACCTCTACGGGAACATCCTCGCCGAGCAAACGCAGACGGAGGGCGTCGACCTCGAACTCTCGGTGACCCGCACCTTCGACAACGACCCGCTCTCCTGGCGCCTAGGCGAGCTGACGCGAGAGACGACGTGCAGCAAAGCGGGCGGCGAAACGCAATGCCGGGTGATGCACCGGAGCTATGACGGGCGCGGCCATGTCCGCCTGGAGCGCGTCGGAGGAGAGCCCTTCGACGCCGAGATGCAGCTGGATGTCTGGTTCTCGCGGGATGCGCTGGGCAACATCCACAGCACCCGCTCGCGCGACGGGACGGGGCAGGTGCGCGCGAGCTGCACCAGCTACGACGCGCTGGGCTTGATGCCTTATGCCCACCGCAACCTGGAGGGCCACCAGAGCTATACGCGCTACGACCCGGCCCTGGGCGTGCTGCGGGCGTCGGTGGATCCCAACGGCCTGGTGAGCCGCTGGGCCTACGATGGCTTCGGGCGGGTGACGCTGGAGAGCCTTCCCGGGCGCATGCCTACGGCCATCCGGCGGACGTGGACGAAGGATGGAGGAGCGGCTGGCAACGCCTGGAATTTGAAGCTCCGCACCGCCTCGGTGGGGGGCCAGGACGAGACCGTGCAGTTCGATGGGCTCGGGCGGGAGGTGCGCTGGTGGTGGCAAGCGCTCGACGTGGGGGCAGAGCAAGCGCCGCGGATGATGCAGGAGGTCGGCTTCGATGCACGGGGCGAGCACCTCGCCTGGCGCTCGCTGCCGATCGCGGAGCCCGCGCCACCAGGCTCGGTGCAGGTGCGAGAGACGTGGCAATACGACGGGATGGGGCGGGTGCTCCGGCACGTCACGCCGTGGGGAGCGGCGACGACGCACGAGTACATCGGGCGGGACGAGGTCATCACCGCGCCTGGGCAAGCGGTCACCCGCATCGCCACCGATCCGCTCGGGAGGCCCACGGCAGTGGGTGCTCCCGAAGGTGGCGTCAGCCGGTACACCTACGGTCCCTTCGGGGGGCTGCGCGAGGTGACCACGCCCGCTGGTGCCGTGACGCTGACCGAGCGGGATGCGTTTGGCCGCGTGCGACGGCAGGTGAGCCCGGACCGGGGAGTCTCTACTGCGCACTACGACGGTTACGGGCAGAAGATCTCATCGCTCGACGCGGCAGGACGCGCGGTCACGACCCGCTACGACACGCTGGGTCGGATTTTCAGGCAGGTCGACGAAGACGGCGTCACCGAGTTCCGTTGGGATGACGCGCAGCATGGAGTGGGTCAGCTCGCGCTGGTGGTCAGCCCCGATGGGCATCGGCTGCGCTACGGCTTCGACCACCTCGGGCGACCAGCGACGACGACGCTGGAGATCGGAGGGGAAAGCTTCACCAGCCGGCTGTCTTATGATCTGAGCGGCCGGCTCGAGCGGATCGAGTACCCGAGCGCGCCGGGGATCGGCAGCTTCGCCGTCGAGCGGGAGTACGATCCTCACGGGCGGCTGCGGGCGCTGAAGGATGCGGGGTCGGGGGCGGAGTTCTGGCGAGCCACCGCGATCGATGCGGGGAATCGCATCACGGGGGAGCGCTTCGGTGGGGGGACCGCCACCACGCTCCGCACGTTCGACGCGGCACAGGAGCGGGTGAGTCGGATCGAGACGCAGACGGCAGGGGGGCCCGTCCAGCAGCTCTCCTACCTCTGGAACGATCGTCGCAAGCTCGTCGAGCGCTCCGATGGCCTCCACGCCAACGTCGAGCGCTTTCGTTACGACCTGCTGGACCAGCTGACGTGCGCGCAGTTCGGTCTGATCAATGCTGCCCTCTGCCAGCGACCGTTCACCTACGGACCCGACGGCAACCTGCTCCAGAAGCCCGGCGTCGGTGCCTACGAGTACGACCCCGCGCAGCCCCACGCCGTCATTCGGGCGGGGAGCGCGTTCTACGGCTACGACGCCGTCGGCAACCAGACGTCGCGACCCGGCGCGACCATCGCCTACACCGCGTTCGACCTACCGAAGCGAATCGCGCTCACCAGCGGCGACACCGTCGACTTCGCGTACGACGGCCTCCAGCAGCGGGTGCTCAAGACCACGGCGACGCAGGAGATCGCCTCCTTCGGCGAGGTGTACGAGCGCGTGACCGATGTCGTCACGGGAGCCGTCGAGCATCGCTACCACGTGCGCAACGACGAGCGCGTCGTCACGCTGGTGCGGCGCTCGATCGCGCAAGGCACGCGCACGCTGCATGTCCATGTCGACCACCTCGGGTCGATTGACGTGCTCACCGACGGTGTGACCGGCAGCGTCGCCGAGCGCCGCAGCTACGATGCCTTCGGCGCACCGCGCCATCCCGACTGGGGTTCGGGTCAGCCTCCGTCACCCCACGAGCTGTCGTCGCTTGGCTTCACCGGGCACGAGGCCGATCTCGACCTCGGCCTCGTGAACATGAAGGGCCGCATCTACGACCCCAAGCTCGGACGGTTCCTGACGCCGGATCCGCTCGTACCGCGGCCCCTCTTCGGGCAGAGCTGGAACGGCTATTCTTACGTGCTCAACAGCCCGCTGTCGCTGATCGATCCCAGTGGGTTTCAGGAGCAGCCACCTGCGACAGAGGACGGATGCTCGCAGGGCTGCACCATCTGGGTGTTCGGTCCCCCGCGCGAGCCGAAGCCGCCCGCGCCGCCCAAGGTCGTCGAGGGCAACCTGGAGGAGGCCGCGGGTGCTGGTTCGACCCAGGCGCCGGTCGATGTCGGGACCTCCGGGGTCCGTAGCGGATGGAGTCCGCAGCTCCCGGCCACGTTGCAGACCTTGGGCCGTGGTGACGCCATCGCCAGGCGCATCATGGACGGCGTCCGCATCGGGATGGCCAGGATGCTGCTGGAGTCCGCAAAGCTCGGCATCCTGGGCGGCACCAGCCGCGTCTACGTCGCCTACACCAACCTCACCGCCGCCTGGAATGGCTACAAAGAGAGCGGGCTCCCCGGCGCTCTCGACGCCGTCAATCCCGCCAGCCAGATGGTCCAAGCCGGCGTGGAGGCCTACGAGGCTGCCGCCGCAGAGGACTGGGAGGCCGCCGGCGCCAGCTTGTTCAAGGCCGGGTCGATCGGGATGTCGATCCTGGCGACGGCTGTTGGGGTCGGGGGCGCCATCTCCGCAACCGTCGGGTCAACGGCGGGGGCGGCAGGAAGGGCGGCGGCTGGGACTGCTGGGGGGGTAGCGAAACGGCCGGGGAGTTTTCGTAAAGGCACCGTTCAAGGAGCGTGGGACTCTGCTGCTGAAGGACCGATGGGCGGACGGCTCTGCCCTACCTGTGGCAAAGAGGTTAAAGTCGCACCAGGAAAGGGCACACGCGAAGCACCGAGGGACTGGGACGTGGATCACCAACCTCCATGGAGCACGCGCGAGCAGGTCGGCAAGGCACGCAAGGGGGTCCTCGACGACTACAACAATGGTACGCGCCTAGAATGCCCCTCATGCAATCGGAGTCGCGGAGCGAGGCCTGCAGAATGA
- a CDS encoding suppressor of fused domain protein, which produces MTRTIDQHMERYLGPIARGWGSRVGESADVQVCLFEECPIPGTVTYATLGLSRHVLKMPQGREVRQELLLSVSLRFADENRARLLAHIADNLVHDHQALLRGEVFHLGFAVAPGSPCTGLYIALPVVFPDALATYPETQPPTVFPWLIPVHRNEAALVARLGWDAFEDRLEHADPDLFDLTRPSIA; this is translated from the coding sequence ATGACACGCACCATCGACCAGCACATGGAGCGCTACCTTGGTCCGATAGCCCGAGGCTGGGGAAGTCGCGTTGGGGAGTCGGCCGACGTTCAGGTGTGCCTGTTCGAAGAATGCCCTATTCCAGGAACCGTGACGTATGCAACGCTTGGACTGAGCCGTCACGTTTTGAAGATGCCACAAGGGCGCGAGGTCCGTCAGGAACTCCTCCTATCTGTTTCGCTTCGCTTCGCTGACGAAAATCGTGCAAGACTGCTGGCGCACATTGCCGACAACCTGGTCCACGACCATCAGGCATTGCTTCGAGGCGAGGTGTTTCACCTCGGGTTTGCCGTCGCGCCTGGCTCCCCTTGCACTGGACTCTATATTGCGCTGCCAGTGGTATTCCCCGACGCATTGGCAACATACCCCGAGACACAACCACCAACCGTTTTCCCTTGGCTTATTCCTGTTCACCGGAATGAGGCAGCGCTCGTTGCAAGACTCGGGTGGGATGCGTTTGAAGATCGCCTCGAACACGCAGATCCGGATCTATTCGACCTCACCCGGCCATCTATCGCATAG
- a CDS encoding RHS repeat domain-containing protein — translation MHVDHLGSIDVLTDGVTGSVAEQRSYDAFGALRHPDWGSGQQASPHELSSLGFTGHEADLDLDLGLVNMKGRIYDPKLGRFLTPDPLVPRALFGQSWNAYSYVLNSPLSLVDPSGFQEQPPATENGCSQGCTIWVFGPPREPKPPAPPKVVEGNLEEAAGAGSTQAPVDVDTFGVRSGWSPQLPATLQTLGRGDAIARRIMDGVRIGMARMLLESAKLGILGGPSRVYVAYTTLTAAWNGYKESGLPGALDAVNPASQMVEAGVEASEAAAAEDWEAAGASSFKAGSIGMSILTTAAGVGGAITATVGSTAGRCRGEGRCEGRPALSDAAHARARWGTHGRHGARITQGDGSVGRVRGLTRPASGQQAVPHAVGQRPEALAGVLRRAARWRGELPFPRGG, via the coding sequence GTGCACGTCGACCACCTCGGATCCATCGATGTGCTCACCGACGGTGTGACCGGGAGCGTCGCGGAGCAGCGCAGCTACGACGCCTTCGGCGCGCTACGCCACCCCGATTGGGGCTCGGGGCAGCAGGCGTCACCCCACGAGCTGTCCTCGCTGGGATTCACCGGGCACGAGGCCGATCTCGACCTCGACCTCGGCCTCGTGAACATGAAGGGGAGGATCTACGACCCGAAGCTCGGCCGGTTCCTCACGCCGGATCCACTCGTGCCTCGAGCTCTCTTCGGGCAGAGCTGGAACGCGTACTCCTACGTGCTCAACAGTCCGCTGTCGCTGGTCGATCCGAGTGGGTTTCAGGAGCAGCCACCTGCGACAGAGAACGGATGCTCGCAGGGCTGCACCATCTGGGTGTTCGGTCCCCCGCGCGAGCCGAAGCCGCCCGCGCCGCCCAAGGTCGTCGAGGGCAATCTGGAGGAGGCCGCTGGTGCTGGTTCGACCCAGGCGCCGGTCGACGTCGATACCTTTGGGGTCCGTAGCGGATGGAGTCCGCAGCTCCCGGCCACGTTGCAGACCTTGGGCCGCGGTGACGCCATCGCTCGGCGCATCATGGATGGCGTCCGCATCGGCATGGCCAGGATGCTGCTGGAGTCCGCCAAGCTCGGCATTCTGGGTGGCCCCAGCCGCGTCTACGTCGCCTACACCACCCTCACCGCCGCCTGGAATGGCTACAAGGAGAGCGGGCTGCCCGGCGCCCTTGATGCCGTCAATCCCGCCAGCCAGATGGTCGAAGCTGGCGTGGAGGCCTCTGAGGCTGCCGCCGCGGAGGACTGGGAGGCCGCTGGCGCCAGCTCGTTCAAGGCGGGGTCGATCGGCATGTCCATCCTGACGACGGCTGCTGGCGTCGGCGGTGCCATCACCGCCACCGTCGGGTCGACGGCAGGCAGGTGCCGCGGGGAGGGCAGATGCGAGGGCCGTCCGGCACTGTCCGATGCCGCGCATGCTCGCGCTCGATGGGGTACCCATGGGCGGCATGGAGCACGCATCACGCAAGGCGACGGATCGGTCGGACGAGTCCGTGGCCTCACGCGCCCGGCCTCGGGCCAGCAAGCTGTTCCCCATGCTGTCGGTCAGCGACCTGAGGCGCTCGCTGGCGTTCTACGGCGGGCTGCTCGGTGGCGTGGAGAGCTACCGTTTCCCCGAGGAGGGTGA
- a CDS encoding VOC family protein has protein sequence MESYRFPEEGEPAFVVLTLGASEIGLGAMTATTGIHGEPLRPASGHRIELCVDVDEVDATVHEARAAGFEVVVAPVDQPWGERIAYLRDPDGNLVMLTS, from the coding sequence GTGGAGAGCTACCGTTTCCCCGAGGAGGGTGAACCCGCGTTCGTGGTGCTCACGCTCGGTGCTTCGGAGATCGGTCTGGGGGCGATGACGGCGACGACCGGCATCCACGGGGAGCCCCTTCGTCCAGCCAGCGGCCACCGCATCGAGCTGTGCGTCGACGTCGACGAGGTCGATGCCACCGTTCACGAGGCGCGCGCGGCTGGCTTCGAGGTCGTCGTCGCGCCGGTCGATCAGCCGTGGGGAGAAAGGATCGCGTACCTCCGCGATCCGGACGGGAACCTGGTCATGCTGACGAGCTGA